CCGTGAAGACCGCAGATGGTTTTTACTCTATTTTGCCGTTCAAATTTCCTTGGCATCCGTGGCGATCTGGATCAGCCCTATTTTTTCGGCATTGTGGCTCATGGTGCTGCCATTGGTTTCGCATGCCGCTATGGTGTATTCCACACGCTGGATACCCATGATCGTCGCTGTGGCGATAGGGGTTTTTGTCCTCCCAAGCGGCATTCTCGTGAATGATGAAGATGCCACAGGCACGTTGTTGGGGTTGGTGTCGGGTGTGTTATTCGTAATTGTATTCACACGTGTCCTGGTCCAAGCAGATACGTCGCGCCAGGAAGTGCAGCGCCTGGCGGATCGCCTGGAAGCGTTGAATCAGCAATTACGCGAATACGCAGTTCAAGCCGAGGAATTGGCTACTTCAAAGGAACGCAATCGCCTGGCACGCGAGATCCACGACAGCCTGGGCCATTACTTGACGGTGATCAACGTTCAACTCGAGGCGGCGCGTGCCGTACTCGATTCGGATCAGCAGTCAGCGTATCAAGCCCTGGAGAAAGCGCAAACGCTGGCGAAGGATGGTTTGTCGGAAGTACGGCGTTCGGTCGCCGCGCTGCGCGCTTCCCCGATGGAGGGACAGCCACTCACGACGGCGATCGGGAGATTGGTCGAGGAATGCCAGGAATCCGGGGTTCGCTGTGAATGGAAGGTATCTGGCGTAGTGAGAGAACTGCCCGCACAAATCGAACATGCGCTATACCGGGCTGTCCAGGAAGGTCTGACCAATGTCCGCAAACATG
Above is a genomic segment from Anaerolineales bacterium containing:
- a CDS encoding sensor histidine kinase, with amino-acid sequence MKTFKSSSYSEALQQGRLLHGAFVFTVLLGYFVTFGRMEIPFSDPVAIALVVTAVLYCVIGVMGFEWIERREDRRWFLLYFAVQISLASVAIWISPIFSALWLMVLPLVSHAAMVYSTRWIPMIVAVAIGVFVLPSGILVNDEDATGTLLGLVSGVLFVIVFTRVLVQADTSRQEVQRLADRLEALNQQLREYAVQAEELATSKERNRLAREIHDSLGHYLTVINVQLEAARAVLDSDQQSAYQALEKAQTLAKDGLSEVRRSVAALRASPMEGQPLTTAIGRLVEECQESGVRCEWKVSGVVRELPAQIEHALYRAVQEGLTNVRKHARASFVKVCLDYTEEELILSVEDNGVGFDLDKIEDGFGLFGLRERVALLDGRVSLRTTKPDGARLEVVIPA